A genomic region of Synechococcus sp. NOUM97013 contains the following coding sequences:
- the urtA gene encoding urea ABC transporter substrate-binding protein, which produces MSSSLSKRLFAGLAATSLGLAVTACGGGEKASTNAKCDDNGENCTVTVGILHSLTGTMAISEKTLVDTEELAIEEINAAGGVEVDGKKYTIETIVEDGASSWPTFAEKSKKLIDQDNVPVVFGGWTSASRKEMLPVYESKDAFLYYPIQYEGQECSNNIFYTGATPNQQSEPATKFMYEKSPAAGKPFFLVGSDYVFPRTSNTITKSQVEQLGGKVVGEDYLPLGNTEVAPIIAKIKKALPDGGVIINTLNGDQNVAFFKQIQDAGLTPANGYYVMSYSIAEEEISTIGPEFLEGHYGAWNYMMSIDTPASKKFAADFKAKYGEDRQVADPQESAYNMVYLWKAAVEKANSFDNDKVREALVGIEFDAPQGKVTVMPNHHLSQTVRIGQITKDGQFAILEETDGPIAPQAWNQIHPDSTGFACDWTDASKGGKYKL; this is translated from the coding sequence ATGAGCTCCTCTCTCTCAAAGCGTTTGTTTGCCGGCCTCGCCGCAACGTCGCTGGGTCTGGCTGTGACCGCCTGTGGCGGTGGTGAGAAGGCCAGCACCAATGCCAAGTGCGATGACAATGGCGAAAACTGCACCGTCACCGTCGGCATCCTGCACTCCCTGACCGGCACGATGGCGATCTCGGAGAAGACGCTCGTCGATACCGAAGAGTTGGCGATCGAAGAGATCAACGCCGCCGGTGGCGTTGAAGTGGATGGCAAGAAATACACCATCGAAACCATCGTTGAAGACGGTGCTTCCTCCTGGCCCACCTTCGCTGAGAAGTCCAAAAAGCTGATTGACCAGGACAACGTGCCCGTGGTCTTCGGTGGTTGGACCTCCGCCAGCCGCAAGGAAATGCTGCCGGTTTACGAGTCCAAGGACGCTTTCCTCTACTACCCGATTCAGTACGAGGGTCAGGAGTGCTCCAACAACATCTTCTACACCGGTGCGACTCCGAACCAGCAGTCGGAGCCTGCCACCAAGTTCATGTATGAGAAGTCGCCTGCTGCTGGCAAGCCCTTCTTCCTCGTGGGTTCGGACTACGTCTTCCCCCGCACGTCCAACACCATCACCAAATCTCAGGTGGAGCAGCTGGGCGGCAAGGTTGTCGGCGAGGACTACCTGCCCCTGGGTAACACCGAGGTGGCTCCGATCATCGCCAAGATCAAAAAGGCTCTGCCCGATGGCGGTGTGATCATCAACACCCTGAACGGTGACCAGAACGTCGCTTTCTTCAAGCAGATTCAGGACGCCGGCCTCACGCCTGCCAATGGCTACTACGTGATGAGCTACTCCATCGCGGAAGAAGAGATCAGCACGATTGGACCTGAGTTCCTCGAGGGCCACTACGGCGCTTGGAACTACATGATGTCGATCGACACGCCTGCTTCCAAGAAGTTCGCTGCTGACTTCAAGGCCAAGTACGGCGAAGACCGTCAGGTGGCTGACCCTCAGGAGTCTGCCTACAACATGGTTTATCTCTGGAAAGCCGCTGTTGAGAAGGCCAACAGCTTCGACAACGACAAGGTGCGTGAAGCTCTCGTCGGTATCGAATTTGATGCGCCTCAGGGCAAGGTCACTGTGATGCCGAATCACCACCTGTCTCAGACCGTGCGCATCGGTCAGATCACCAAGGATGGTCAGTTCGCCATTCTCGAGGAGACCGATGGCCCCATCGCTCCCCAGGCCTGGAACCAGATCCACCCGGATTCCACCGGCTTCGCCTGCGACTGGACCGATGCCTCCAAGGGCGGCAAGTACAAGCTCTGA
- the urtE gene encoding urea ABC transporter ATP-binding subunit UrtE: MTTLLEIRGLNTFYGESHILRDVDLTVKAGEMVCLIGRNGVGKTTLLKSLIGLLSPRSGQISFDGRGLDRAAPHQRARAGLGYVPQGREIIPQLTVEENLLLGMEALPGGLGRNRRIDPIVYELFPVLQEFLPRKGGDLSGGQQQQLAIARALLGKPKLLLLDEPTEGIQPNIVQDIEAAVRRIIAETGIGVLLVEQHLHFVRQADRYYAMQRGGIVASGPTSELSQSVVDAFLSV; encoded by the coding sequence ATGACGACGCTTCTAGAGATCCGAGGCCTCAACACCTTTTATGGAGAGAGTCACATCCTTCGGGATGTGGATCTCACGGTGAAGGCTGGCGAGATGGTCTGCCTGATCGGACGCAATGGTGTGGGCAAGACCACCCTGTTGAAGTCCTTGATCGGCCTGTTGTCTCCGCGCAGCGGACAGATCAGTTTCGATGGCAGGGGACTGGATCGTGCGGCTCCCCATCAACGGGCCCGGGCCGGCTTGGGCTATGTCCCTCAGGGCCGTGAAATTATTCCTCAACTCACGGTCGAGGAAAACCTGCTGCTGGGGATGGAGGCGCTGCCCGGTGGCCTGGGTCGCAATCGCCGGATTGATCCCATCGTGTATGAGCTATTTCCTGTCTTGCAGGAGTTCCTCCCACGTAAGGGCGGTGACTTGAGTGGCGGTCAACAGCAGCAACTGGCCATCGCTCGCGCTCTGCTCGGCAAGCCAAAGCTGCTGTTACTGGATGAACCCACGGAGGGCATTCAGCCCAACATTGTCCAGGACATCGAGGCGGCGGTGCGGCGGATCATTGCTGAGACGGGGATCGGTGTTCTGTTGGTGGAACAACACCTTCATTTCGTTCGACAAGCCGATCGTTATTACGCCATGCAGCGGGGCGGAATCGTTGCGAGTGGCCCCACCAGTGAGCTCAGTCAGTCGGTGGTGGATGCGTTTCTCAGTGTCTGA
- a CDS encoding glycosyl transferase produces the protein MDFQQSLITTVHDYSLGNLDAIAFNKELKQRPTALLIPCLMEEFSRPALTLIRDTLASLTELTSLVIALSADSAEDVAEAERFFADMPFPVRVHWTNGPAVGEVLSSMASLGLDLTGPPGKGWAVWQGLGVACQDAEVIGLFDADIRTFGSGYPERMLRPLLDPSHGMAYVKAFYSRLSLETQALQGRATRLFVGPLLASLEQIFGPLPYLRYLQTFRYPLAGEFAFTRDLAMNLRIPSDWGLEMGLLSEVYRHVAPSRITQVDLGLFDHKHKGLGQKPNEGLQRMASEIFCTVLRSLMEHEGCVVSMDQLPTLEVLYRRVGEDRVRQFGLDSAINRLPYDRHGEELAVHRFADLLRPGLASLMESPIAHQLPSWSRLNSCNPSFADDLAQAGQADRSTYSTTTVRRPRRPNCETISPRPARPSRPSAPTAA, from the coding sequence ATGGATTTTCAGCAGAGTCTGATCACCACGGTTCATGACTACAGCCTTGGCAATCTCGATGCCATTGCCTTCAACAAAGAGCTCAAGCAGCGACCAACGGCTCTGCTGATTCCGTGCCTGATGGAGGAATTCAGTCGTCCGGCCCTGACGCTGATCCGCGACACCCTGGCGTCGCTCACCGAGCTGACATCCCTGGTGATCGCACTCTCGGCCGACAGTGCTGAGGATGTCGCGGAGGCGGAGCGCTTCTTCGCCGACATGCCCTTCCCAGTGCGCGTGCACTGGACCAACGGCCCCGCCGTGGGCGAGGTGCTGTCGTCCATGGCAAGTCTTGGGCTTGACCTAACCGGCCCTCCCGGCAAGGGCTGGGCTGTATGGCAAGGCCTGGGCGTCGCCTGCCAGGACGCTGAGGTCATCGGCCTGTTCGACGCCGACATCCGCACCTTCGGATCGGGCTATCCCGAACGGATGCTGCGGCCGTTGCTGGACCCCTCCCACGGCATGGCCTACGTGAAGGCCTTTTACAGCCGCCTCTCCCTGGAAACCCAGGCACTTCAAGGACGTGCCACACGCTTGTTTGTGGGACCGCTGCTGGCCAGTCTCGAGCAGATCTTCGGCCCACTCCCCTACCTGCGCTACCTGCAGACCTTCCGTTATCCCCTCGCCGGGGAGTTCGCGTTCACCCGCGATCTGGCCATGAACCTGCGCATTCCCTCCGACTGGGGCCTGGAAATGGGACTGCTGTCTGAGGTGTACCGCCACGTGGCACCCAGCCGCATCACCCAAGTGGATCTGGGCCTGTTTGACCACAAACACAAAGGGCTCGGCCAGAAGCCCAATGAGGGCCTGCAACGCATGGCCAGCGAGATCTTCTGCACGGTGCTTCGCAGCCTCATGGAGCATGAGGGTTGCGTGGTCTCCATGGATCAGCTCCCGACCCTCGAAGTGCTCTACCGACGCGTCGGAGAAGATCGCGTGCGCCAGTTCGGTCTGGACTCCGCCATCAATCGACTCCCCTATGACCGCCATGGAGAGGAACTCGCTGTTCACCGATTCGCCGATCTGCTGCGACCTGGTCTCGCCTCCTTGATGGAATCCCCCATCGCCCATCAGCTACCGAGCTGGTCGCGCCTGAACAGCTGCAATCCTTCCTTCGCAGACGACCTGGCGCAGGCCGGACAAGCTGATCGTTCCACTTACAGCACCACTACGGTGCGTCGACCGCGCAGACCCAACTGCGAGACCATCAGTCCTCGTCCGGCGCGCCCCAGCCGACCCTCCGCGCCCACAGCCGCCTGA
- the urtD gene encoding urea ABC transporter ATP-binding protein UrtD codes for MSHALLELRQITVSFDGFLALRDLNLSLQPGELRAVIGPNGAGKTTFLDVITGKTPPTQGDVVFKGLSLLGTSEHRIARLGIGRKFQSPRVFEKLTVQENLALAVSRPKQPWPLLFGGLSAEQRDRVHHLMGIVNLQSRADWKAGSLSHGQKQWLEIAMLVGQDPDLLLVDEPVAGLTDEETDLTADLLKSLAGDHTVLVIEHDMEFIRRLESPVTVLHQGHVLCEGTMDQVQADQRVIDVYLGSTEEDNA; via the coding sequence ATGAGCCATGCCTTGTTGGAACTGCGTCAGATCACCGTCAGCTTTGATGGCTTTTTGGCCCTTCGCGATCTCAATCTTTCCTTGCAGCCCGGTGAGCTGCGGGCTGTGATCGGACCCAATGGAGCCGGTAAGACCACCTTCTTGGATGTGATCACGGGCAAAACGCCCCCAACGCAAGGGGACGTGGTGTTCAAGGGTCTCTCGCTGCTTGGCACGAGCGAGCACCGCATCGCACGCTTGGGGATCGGTCGCAAGTTTCAGAGCCCGCGGGTGTTTGAAAAGCTCACGGTCCAGGAGAACCTTGCCCTGGCGGTGAGTCGACCCAAGCAACCCTGGCCTTTGTTGTTCGGAGGCCTCAGTGCTGAGCAGCGGGACCGTGTTCATCACTTGATGGGCATCGTCAATCTGCAATCCCGTGCCGACTGGAAGGCCGGCTCCCTGTCCCATGGACAGAAGCAGTGGTTGGAGATTGCGATGCTTGTCGGTCAGGACCCTGACTTGTTGCTGGTGGATGAGCCGGTTGCAGGCCTGACGGATGAGGAGACGGACCTCACCGCGGATCTGCTCAAGTCTCTGGCCGGCGATCACACCGTGCTGGTGATCGAACACGACATGGAATTCATCCGGCGCCTTGAGAGTCCGGTCACGGTCCTGCATCAGGGCCATGTGCTCTGTGAGGGAACCATGGATCAGGTTCAGGCCGATCAACGCGTGATTGATGTGTATCTCGGCAGCACTGAGGAGGACAACGCATGA
- a CDS encoding branched-chain amino acid ABC transporter permease: MQLLFESLFNGVAIGSVLLMAALGLAIVFGLMGVINLAHGELIMLGAYTTFVVQMIFKQPALASVYNLYVLVAIPIAFVVSGVVGVLLERTVIRRLYGNPLETLLATWGVSLILQQFVRSVPMANASGLILALVLGFGLPLFLPDRWLNGPRSRLVRAGSWGVAALFGVLLANGLGSWISRLAKPDSRNVDVTAPQWMRGGIDLLGMTVPVPRLVIIVVTLVAVVGVTWFLNRSAWGMRIRAVTQNRSMSDCLGIATDTVDVLTFGIGSGLAGVAGVAVSLLGSVGPNVGNSYIVGCFMVVVLGGVGNLFGTVLASFAIGWLTDLIGAGRLLTLWPDMPTPLAGAVTFFATTSMAQVMIFALIVVFLQFRPAGMFPQKGRMVEA; this comes from the coding sequence GTGCAATTGCTTTTTGAAAGTCTGTTCAACGGAGTGGCCATCGGCTCAGTGCTGCTGATGGCCGCCCTTGGATTGGCGATTGTTTTTGGCTTGATGGGTGTGATCAACCTCGCCCACGGTGAGCTGATCATGCTGGGGGCCTACACCACCTTCGTGGTGCAGATGATTTTCAAGCAGCCAGCGTTGGCATCCGTCTACAACCTCTACGTGCTGGTGGCGATTCCGATCGCGTTTGTTGTCAGTGGCGTCGTTGGTGTGTTGTTGGAACGCACGGTGATTCGTCGTCTTTACGGCAATCCTTTGGAGACATTGCTGGCGACCTGGGGTGTGAGTTTGATCCTTCAGCAGTTCGTGCGCAGTGTCCCGATGGCCAATGCGTCGGGCTTGATTCTTGCGCTGGTGCTGGGCTTCGGTCTGCCGTTATTTCTCCCGGATCGTTGGTTGAATGGTCCGCGCTCACGGCTGGTTCGTGCCGGGAGCTGGGGCGTCGCAGCCCTGTTCGGCGTTCTGTTGGCGAATGGCCTGGGCTCGTGGATCAGCCGACTGGCCAAGCCTGATTCCCGCAATGTGGATGTCACTGCCCCGCAGTGGATGCGTGGCGGCATCGACCTGCTTGGTATGACCGTCCCGGTGCCGCGTTTGGTGATCATTGTGGTCACGCTGGTGGCGGTGGTTGGCGTCACGTGGTTCCTCAACCGCAGTGCCTGGGGCATGCGCATTCGCGCCGTGACTCAGAACCGATCCATGAGTGACTGTTTGGGGATTGCGACCGACACGGTTGATGTTTTGACTTTCGGCATCGGCTCAGGCTTGGCCGGTGTGGCCGGTGTGGCTGTTTCCCTGCTGGGGTCCGTGGGCCCCAATGTCGGCAACTCCTACATCGTGGGCTGTTTCATGGTTGTGGTGCTTGGCGGTGTCGGCAATCTGTTCGGCACGGTGCTCGCCTCCTTCGCCATCGGTTGGCTCACCGATCTGATCGGGGCTGGCCGCCTGCTCACGCTCTGGCCTGACATGCCTACCCCGCTGGCCGGTGCGGTGACCTTCTTTGCCACCACCAGCATGGCCCAAGTGATGATCTTCGCTCTGATCGTGGTGTTCTTGCAGTTCCGTCCTGCGGGAATGTTCCCGCAAAAGGGACGCATGGTGGAGGCCTGA
- the urtC gene encoding urea ABC transporter permease subunit UrtC, which yields MFQFLQQSRWRQLLLWVVIIAAIVAAPAVLSEFRLNLLGRFLALAIVALGIDLIWGFTGLLSLGQGIFFALGGYAAAMYLQLSSAGDLLNGIPEFFSLYGVSELPFFWHPFASPWFTLVAIWLVPGLLAAVLGGLVFRNRIKGVYFSILTQAALLVFYNFFNGQQKLINGTNGLQTPATKLFGQYVGSELMQRWFFWVTAVLVIGVWAFLRWVVRGRFGDVLIAIRDDEPRLRFAGFNPTFFKTIVFGVAGALAGIGGALYTVQSGSASPQFMEVPMSIDMVIWVAVGGRGTLVGAILGAVVINYAQSLVSEVYPQGWLFVQGGLFILVVTVLPEGVIGWFRGDGPGNAFNRVGSLLNQLGNQLIAWGNALIDTSFASTVTNRLGIALVRRGQSLNSLGIVRRSGTYPQLEFEGQEEVQP from the coding sequence ATGTTCCAGTTCCTTCAACAGAGCCGTTGGCGTCAGCTTCTGCTTTGGGTGGTGATCATTGCCGCAATCGTGGCGGCCCCTGCTGTGCTGTCGGAGTTCAGGCTGAATCTGCTGGGTCGTTTTCTGGCTTTAGCGATCGTGGCTCTCGGCATCGATCTGATCTGGGGCTTTACGGGCCTGCTCAGTCTTGGTCAGGGAATTTTCTTCGCGTTGGGTGGTTATGCGGCTGCCATGTATCTGCAGCTCAGCAGCGCTGGCGATCTTCTCAATGGAATTCCCGAATTTTTCAGTCTTTACGGCGTCAGTGAGTTGCCGTTCTTCTGGCACCCCTTCGCTTCGCCATGGTTCACCTTGGTGGCCATCTGGCTGGTCCCCGGACTTCTCGCAGCCGTTTTGGGTGGTCTGGTGTTCCGCAACCGGATCAAGGGGGTCTATTTCTCGATCCTGACTCAGGCAGCTCTGCTCGTCTTTTACAACTTCTTCAATGGCCAGCAGAAACTGATCAACGGCACCAACGGGTTGCAGACACCGGCAACCAAATTGTTCGGTCAGTACGTCGGGTCTGAATTGATGCAGCGGTGGTTCTTCTGGGTCACCGCCGTGTTGGTGATTGGGGTGTGGGCCTTCCTCCGCTGGGTGGTGCGCGGTCGCTTTGGTGATGTGTTGATCGCCATCCGTGATGACGAACCGCGTCTGCGCTTTGCTGGTTTCAACCCCACGTTCTTCAAGACGATCGTGTTTGGTGTGGCCGGTGCCCTGGCGGGCATAGGTGGAGCTCTCTACACCGTTCAATCCGGTAGCGCCTCCCCGCAGTTCATGGAGGTGCCGATGTCGATTGACATGGTGATCTGGGTGGCGGTCGGCGGACGCGGCACCTTGGTGGGCGCGATTCTCGGTGCTGTGGTGATCAACTACGCCCAGAGTCTGGTGAGTGAGGTGTATCCGCAGGGCTGGCTGTTCGTTCAGGGTGGATTGTTCATCCTGGTGGTGACGGTTCTGCCGGAAGGTGTGATCGGGTGGTTCCGTGGTGATGGGCCTGGCAATGCGTTCAACCGTGTGGGTTCCTTGCTCAATCAATTGGGCAATCAATTGATTGCCTGGGGCAATGCGCTGATCGATACAAGCTTTGCTTCCACGGTGACGAATCGTCTTGGCATCGCGCTGGTGCGGCGTGGTCAGTCCCTTAACAGCCTTGGGATCGTGCGTCGTAGTGGGACGTACCCGCAACTCGAATTTGAAGGTCAGGAGGAGGTGCAGCCATGA
- a CDS encoding DUF1830 domain-containing protein — MLECVYRNDTNRMVIVKLIGDQHFYREKVVMPMEVFWFEAPEQARLEIWQMSAQGQMLHVRADITDYVHVEETAAAKSA; from the coding sequence ATGCTTGAGTGCGTATATCGCAACGACACCAACCGGATGGTGATCGTGAAGCTGATCGGCGATCAACACTTCTATCGAGAAAAGGTGGTCATGCCAATGGAGGTGTTCTGGTTCGAAGCGCCGGAACAAGCGCGTCTTGAGATCTGGCAGATGTCGGCCCAGGGGCAGATGCTGCATGTGCGTGCTGATATCACCGACTACGTTCATGTGGAAGAGACGGCAGCAGCGAAGAGTGCCTGA